Proteins co-encoded in one Populus trichocarpa isolate Nisqually-1 chromosome 10, P.trichocarpa_v4.1, whole genome shotgun sequence genomic window:
- the LOC7464593 gene encoding uncharacterized protein LOC7464593 isoform X3 yields the protein MASRAILRRKRSLFDFLREPNCLIRGGFSSFQYGRGPPQSNDLQESRCVINHPFGSTDSRNERGLSLVSRDGVSKVLAAAGFLRHNSFGYSGLGCGIGNGDFDSSLGIRCYLQSVSYASTATAGQPEYGRGSDRNEQLDAKQAKEASPEECDEAVEDLTEVKAKAKAKQAHESQKSTKTVMQKVWAKLLGIGPALRAVAAMSREDWAKKIRYWKDELKSTMQHYWLGTKLLWADVRISSRLLVKLASGKGLSRRERQQLTRTTADIFRLVPFAVFIIVPFMEFLLPVFLKLFPNMLPSTFQDKMKEQEALKRKLNARIEYAKFLQDTVKEMAKEVQNSRSGEAKQTAGDLDEFMNKVRTGSRVSNEEILGFAKLFNDELTLDNISRPRLVSMCKYMGISPYGTDAYLRYMLRRRLQEIKNDDKMIQAEGVESLSEAELRQACRDRGLLGLLSVDEMRQQLRDWLDLSLNHSVPSSLLILSRAFSVSGKVRPEEAVQATLSSLPDEVVDTVGVTALPSEDLVSERRRKLEFLEMQEELIKEEEEEQARMKESVSSQKDVALEEMTIPTAGEAQEQAKAKTLEKHEQLCELSRALAVLASASSVSREREEFLRLVKKEIDLYNNMVDKEGTEGEEETKKAYKAAREESDHAAGTDISGKVSSALIDRVDAMLQKLEKEIDDVDAKIGDRWRLLDRDYDGKVTPEEVASAAMYLKDHLGKEGIQELISNLSKDTEGKILVEDIVRLGSEMEDADEVEKGKS from the exons ATGGCTTCGAGAGCAATCTTGCGGAGAAAGCGATCCCTCTTTGATTTCCTGAGGGAACCGAATTGCTTGATTCGGGGGGGGTTTTCGAGTTTCCAGTACGGGCGAGGACCGCCTCAATCAAATGACCTGCAAGAATCGAGATGCGTTATCAATCATCCGTTCGGGAGTACTGATAGTAGAAATGAAAGAGGTTTGTCATTGGTTTCCAGGGATGGGGTGTCGAAGGTTTTAGCCGCAGCAGGGTTTCTTAGGCATAACTCTTTTGGATATTCAGGTTTAGGTTGTGGAATTGGAAATGGAGATTTTGATTCTTCTTTGGGCATTAGGTGTTATTTGCAGTCTGTAAGTTATGCTTCAACAGCAACTGCTGGTCAACCTGAATATGGCCGTGGGAGTGATAGAAATGAACAACTGGATGCCAAACAGGCGAAGGAAGCTTCACCGGAGGAGTGTGATGAAGCTGTTGAAGATTTGACCGAGGTAAAAGCCAAGGCTAAGGCTAAGCAGGCTCATGAATCCCAAAAGAGCACTAAAACAGTAATGCAGAAAGTATGGGCGAAGCTTTTGGGGATTGGCCCGGCTTTGAGAGCCGTTGCTGCTATGAGCAG GGAAGACTGGGCTAAGAAGATTCGTTATTGGAAGGATGAATTGAAGTCTACCATGCAACACTATTGGTTGGGTACTAAACTACTCTGGGCTGATGTCAGGATTAGCTCGAGGTTATTGGTGAAACTTGCCAGTGGGAAGGGCCTTTCTAGAAGGGAAAGGCAACAACTAACACGTACTACTGCTGACATATTTAGGCTGGTTCCTTTTGCTGTTTTCATCATAGTTCCATTCATGGAGTTTTTGCTGCCAGTATTCCTAAAACTATTTCCCAACATGTTGCCATCAACCTTCCAGGACAAGATGAAGGAACAG GAGGCATTGAAAAGAAAGCTAAATGCAAGAATTGAATACGCTAAGTTTCTTCAAGACACCGTGAAAGAAATGGCAAAAGAAGTCCAGAACTCTCGAAGTGGAGAAGCAAAGCAGACAGCAGGAGATCTGGATGAGTTTATGAACAAG GTTAGGACTGGTTCTCGTGTTTCCAATGAAGAAATTTTAGGCTTTGCCAAGTTATTCAATGATGAGCTTACTTTGGATAACATTAGCAG GCCTCGTTTAGTAAGCATGTGCAAGTATATGGGTATCAGCCCATATGGAACAGATGCATATCTACGTTATATGCTTCGGAGAAGACTGCAAGA GATCAAGAATGATGATAAGATGATTCAAGCTGAGGGTGTGGAGTCCCTTTCTGAAGCTGAACTTCGTCAAGCATGTAGAGACCGGGGCTTACTTGGATTGCTTTCTGTGGATGAAATGCGGCAACAG TTGCGTGACTGGCTGGATTTATCTCTCAATCACTCTGTTCCATCCTCTTTGTTGATATTGTCTAG AGCTTTCTCTGTTTCTGGAAAAGTTAGGCCTGAGGAAGCTGTTCAGGCTACACTGTCATCTCTTCCGGACGAGGTTGTGGATACTGTTGGAGTTACAGCCTTGCCATCTGAAGATTTAGTTtcagaaaggagaagaaagttGGAGTTCCTAGAAATGCAAGAAGAACTGATCAAG gaggaggaagaagagcaGGCTAGGATGAAGGAATCTGTTAGTAGTCAAAAGGACGTGGCTTTGGAAGAGATGACTATTCCAACAGCTGGAGAAGCACAAGAACAGGCGAAAGCAAAAACATTGGAGAAACATGAGCAGCTTTGTGAGCTTAGTCGTGCATTGGCTGTTTTAGCTTCTGCATCT TCTGTAAGTAGGGAGCGAGAAGAGTTCCTGCGACTTGTCAAAAAGGAG ATAGACTTGTATAACAATATGGTGGACAAAGAAGGTACAGAAGGTGAGGAAGAAACTAAGAAGGCATACAAAGCTGCCAGAGAGGAGAGCGATCATGCTGCTGGAACAGATATCTCTGGCAAAGTTTCTTCAGCCCTGATCGATAGA GTAGATGCCATGCTCCAAAAGctggaaaaagaaattgacGATGTTGATGCTAAAATTGGAGATAGATGGCGCCTGCTTGATAG GGATTATGATGGTAAAGTGACTCCTGAGGAGGTTGCCTCTGCTGCTATGTACCTCAAGGACCACTTGGGAAAGGAGGGCATCCAAGAACTCATAAGCAATCTTTCCAAAGATACAG AAggaaagatccttgtggaagaTATTGTCAGACTAGGCAGTGAAATGGAAGATGCTGATGAAGTGGAGAAAGGAAAATCATAG
- the LOC7464593 gene encoding uncharacterized protein LOC7464593 isoform X1, whose protein sequence is MASRAILRRKRSLFDFLREPNCLIRGGFSSFQYGRGPPQSNDLQESRCVINHPFGSTDSRNERGLSLVSRDGVSKVLAAAGFLRHNSFGYSGLGCGIGNGDFDSSLGIRCYLQSVSYASTATAGQPEYGRGSDRNEQLDAKQAKEASPEECDEAVEDLTEVKAKAKAKQAHESQKSTKTVMQKVWAKLLGIGPALRAVAAMSREDWAKKIRYWKDELKSTMQHYWLGTKLLWADVRISSRLLVKLASGKGLSRRERQQLTRTTADIFRLVPFAVFIIVPFMEFLLPVFLKLFPNMLPSTFQDKMKEQEALKRKLNARIEYAKFLQDTVKEMAKEVQNSRSGEAKQTAGDLDEFMNKVRTGSRVSNEEILGFAKLFNDELTLDNISRPRLVSMCKYMGISPYGTDAYLRYMLRRRLQEIKNDDKMIQAEGVESLSEAELRQACRDRGLLGLLSVDEMRQQLRDWLDLSLNHSVPSSLLILSRAFSVSGKVRPEEAVQATLSSLPDEVVDTVGVTALPSEDLVSERRRKLEFLEMQEELIKEEEEEEEEEQARMKESVSSQKDVALEEMTIPTAGEAQEQAKAKTLEKHEQLCELSRALAVLASASSVSREREEFLRLVKKEIDLYNNMVDKEGTEGEEETKKAYKAAREESDHAAGTDISGKVSSALIDRVDAMLQKLEKEIDDVDAKIGDRWRLLDRDYDGKVTPEEVASAAMYLKDHLGKEGIQELISNLSKDTEGKILVEDIVRLGSEMEDADEVEKGKS, encoded by the exons ATGGCTTCGAGAGCAATCTTGCGGAGAAAGCGATCCCTCTTTGATTTCCTGAGGGAACCGAATTGCTTGATTCGGGGGGGGTTTTCGAGTTTCCAGTACGGGCGAGGACCGCCTCAATCAAATGACCTGCAAGAATCGAGATGCGTTATCAATCATCCGTTCGGGAGTACTGATAGTAGAAATGAAAGAGGTTTGTCATTGGTTTCCAGGGATGGGGTGTCGAAGGTTTTAGCCGCAGCAGGGTTTCTTAGGCATAACTCTTTTGGATATTCAGGTTTAGGTTGTGGAATTGGAAATGGAGATTTTGATTCTTCTTTGGGCATTAGGTGTTATTTGCAGTCTGTAAGTTATGCTTCAACAGCAACTGCTGGTCAACCTGAATATGGCCGTGGGAGTGATAGAAATGAACAACTGGATGCCAAACAGGCGAAGGAAGCTTCACCGGAGGAGTGTGATGAAGCTGTTGAAGATTTGACCGAGGTAAAAGCCAAGGCTAAGGCTAAGCAGGCTCATGAATCCCAAAAGAGCACTAAAACAGTAATGCAGAAAGTATGGGCGAAGCTTTTGGGGATTGGCCCGGCTTTGAGAGCCGTTGCTGCTATGAGCAG GGAAGACTGGGCTAAGAAGATTCGTTATTGGAAGGATGAATTGAAGTCTACCATGCAACACTATTGGTTGGGTACTAAACTACTCTGGGCTGATGTCAGGATTAGCTCGAGGTTATTGGTGAAACTTGCCAGTGGGAAGGGCCTTTCTAGAAGGGAAAGGCAACAACTAACACGTACTACTGCTGACATATTTAGGCTGGTTCCTTTTGCTGTTTTCATCATAGTTCCATTCATGGAGTTTTTGCTGCCAGTATTCCTAAAACTATTTCCCAACATGTTGCCATCAACCTTCCAGGACAAGATGAAGGAACAG GAGGCATTGAAAAGAAAGCTAAATGCAAGAATTGAATACGCTAAGTTTCTTCAAGACACCGTGAAAGAAATGGCAAAAGAAGTCCAGAACTCTCGAAGTGGAGAAGCAAAGCAGACAGCAGGAGATCTGGATGAGTTTATGAACAAG GTTAGGACTGGTTCTCGTGTTTCCAATGAAGAAATTTTAGGCTTTGCCAAGTTATTCAATGATGAGCTTACTTTGGATAACATTAGCAG GCCTCGTTTAGTAAGCATGTGCAAGTATATGGGTATCAGCCCATATGGAACAGATGCATATCTACGTTATATGCTTCGGAGAAGACTGCAAGA GATCAAGAATGATGATAAGATGATTCAAGCTGAGGGTGTGGAGTCCCTTTCTGAAGCTGAACTTCGTCAAGCATGTAGAGACCGGGGCTTACTTGGATTGCTTTCTGTGGATGAAATGCGGCAACAG TTGCGTGACTGGCTGGATTTATCTCTCAATCACTCTGTTCCATCCTCTTTGTTGATATTGTCTAG AGCTTTCTCTGTTTCTGGAAAAGTTAGGCCTGAGGAAGCTGTTCAGGCTACACTGTCATCTCTTCCGGACGAGGTTGTGGATACTGTTGGAGTTACAGCCTTGCCATCTGAAGATTTAGTTtcagaaaggagaagaaagttGGAGTTCCTAGAAATGCAAGAAGAACTGATCAAG gaggaggaggaggaggaggaagaagagcaGGCTAGGATGAAGGAATCTGTTAGTAGTCAAAAGGACGTGGCTTTGGAAGAGATGACTATTCCAACAGCTGGAGAAGCACAAGAACAGGCGAAAGCAAAAACATTGGAGAAACATGAGCAGCTTTGTGAGCTTAGTCGTGCATTGGCTGTTTTAGCTTCTGCATCT TCTGTAAGTAGGGAGCGAGAAGAGTTCCTGCGACTTGTCAAAAAGGAG ATAGACTTGTATAACAATATGGTGGACAAAGAAGGTACAGAAGGTGAGGAAGAAACTAAGAAGGCATACAAAGCTGCCAGAGAGGAGAGCGATCATGCTGCTGGAACAGATATCTCTGGCAAAGTTTCTTCAGCCCTGATCGATAGA GTAGATGCCATGCTCCAAAAGctggaaaaagaaattgacGATGTTGATGCTAAAATTGGAGATAGATGGCGCCTGCTTGATAG GGATTATGATGGTAAAGTGACTCCTGAGGAGGTTGCCTCTGCTGCTATGTACCTCAAGGACCACTTGGGAAAGGAGGGCATCCAAGAACTCATAAGCAATCTTTCCAAAGATACAG AAggaaagatccttgtggaagaTATTGTCAGACTAGGCAGTGAAATGGAAGATGCTGATGAAGTGGAGAAAGGAAAATCATAG
- the LOC7464593 gene encoding uncharacterized protein LOC7464593 isoform X2 has product MASRAILRRKRSLFDFLREPNCLIRGGFSSFQYGRGPPQSNDLQESRCVINHPFGSTDSRNERGLSLVSRDGVSKVLAAAGFLRHNSFGYSGLGCGIGNGDFDSSLGIRCYLQSVSYASTATAGQPEYGRGSDRNEQLDAKQAKEASPEECDEAVEDLTEVKAKAKAKQAHESQKSTKTVMQKVWAKLLGIGPALRAVAAMSREDWAKKIRYWKDELKSTMQHYWLGTKLLWADVRISSRLLVKLASGKGLSRRERQQLTRTTADIFRLVPFAVFIIVPFMEFLLPVFLKLFPNMLPSTFQDKMKEQEALKRKLNARIEYAKFLQDTVKEMAKEVQNSRSGEAKQTAGDLDEFMNKVRTGSRVSNEEILGFAKLFNDELTLDNISRPRLVSMCKYMGISPYGTDAYLRYMLRRRLQEIKNDDKMIQAEGVESLSEAELRQACRDRGLLGLLSVDEMRQQLRDWLDLSLNHSVPSSLLILSRAFSVSGKVRPEEAVQATLSSLPDEVVDTVGVTALPSEDLVSERRRKLEFLEMQEELIKEEEEEEEEQARMKESVSSQKDVALEEMTIPTAGEAQEQAKAKTLEKHEQLCELSRALAVLASASSVSREREEFLRLVKKEIDLYNNMVDKEGTEGEEETKKAYKAAREESDHAAGTDISGKVSSALIDRVDAMLQKLEKEIDDVDAKIGDRWRLLDRDYDGKVTPEEVASAAMYLKDHLGKEGIQELISNLSKDTEGKILVEDIVRLGSEMEDADEVEKGKS; this is encoded by the exons ATGGCTTCGAGAGCAATCTTGCGGAGAAAGCGATCCCTCTTTGATTTCCTGAGGGAACCGAATTGCTTGATTCGGGGGGGGTTTTCGAGTTTCCAGTACGGGCGAGGACCGCCTCAATCAAATGACCTGCAAGAATCGAGATGCGTTATCAATCATCCGTTCGGGAGTACTGATAGTAGAAATGAAAGAGGTTTGTCATTGGTTTCCAGGGATGGGGTGTCGAAGGTTTTAGCCGCAGCAGGGTTTCTTAGGCATAACTCTTTTGGATATTCAGGTTTAGGTTGTGGAATTGGAAATGGAGATTTTGATTCTTCTTTGGGCATTAGGTGTTATTTGCAGTCTGTAAGTTATGCTTCAACAGCAACTGCTGGTCAACCTGAATATGGCCGTGGGAGTGATAGAAATGAACAACTGGATGCCAAACAGGCGAAGGAAGCTTCACCGGAGGAGTGTGATGAAGCTGTTGAAGATTTGACCGAGGTAAAAGCCAAGGCTAAGGCTAAGCAGGCTCATGAATCCCAAAAGAGCACTAAAACAGTAATGCAGAAAGTATGGGCGAAGCTTTTGGGGATTGGCCCGGCTTTGAGAGCCGTTGCTGCTATGAGCAG GGAAGACTGGGCTAAGAAGATTCGTTATTGGAAGGATGAATTGAAGTCTACCATGCAACACTATTGGTTGGGTACTAAACTACTCTGGGCTGATGTCAGGATTAGCTCGAGGTTATTGGTGAAACTTGCCAGTGGGAAGGGCCTTTCTAGAAGGGAAAGGCAACAACTAACACGTACTACTGCTGACATATTTAGGCTGGTTCCTTTTGCTGTTTTCATCATAGTTCCATTCATGGAGTTTTTGCTGCCAGTATTCCTAAAACTATTTCCCAACATGTTGCCATCAACCTTCCAGGACAAGATGAAGGAACAG GAGGCATTGAAAAGAAAGCTAAATGCAAGAATTGAATACGCTAAGTTTCTTCAAGACACCGTGAAAGAAATGGCAAAAGAAGTCCAGAACTCTCGAAGTGGAGAAGCAAAGCAGACAGCAGGAGATCTGGATGAGTTTATGAACAAG GTTAGGACTGGTTCTCGTGTTTCCAATGAAGAAATTTTAGGCTTTGCCAAGTTATTCAATGATGAGCTTACTTTGGATAACATTAGCAG GCCTCGTTTAGTAAGCATGTGCAAGTATATGGGTATCAGCCCATATGGAACAGATGCATATCTACGTTATATGCTTCGGAGAAGACTGCAAGA GATCAAGAATGATGATAAGATGATTCAAGCTGAGGGTGTGGAGTCCCTTTCTGAAGCTGAACTTCGTCAAGCATGTAGAGACCGGGGCTTACTTGGATTGCTTTCTGTGGATGAAATGCGGCAACAG TTGCGTGACTGGCTGGATTTATCTCTCAATCACTCTGTTCCATCCTCTTTGTTGATATTGTCTAG AGCTTTCTCTGTTTCTGGAAAAGTTAGGCCTGAGGAAGCTGTTCAGGCTACACTGTCATCTCTTCCGGACGAGGTTGTGGATACTGTTGGAGTTACAGCCTTGCCATCTGAAGATTTAGTTtcagaaaggagaagaaagttGGAGTTCCTAGAAATGCAAGAAGAACTGATCAAG gaggaggaggaggaggaagaagagcaGGCTAGGATGAAGGAATCTGTTAGTAGTCAAAAGGACGTGGCTTTGGAAGAGATGACTATTCCAACAGCTGGAGAAGCACAAGAACAGGCGAAAGCAAAAACATTGGAGAAACATGAGCAGCTTTGTGAGCTTAGTCGTGCATTGGCTGTTTTAGCTTCTGCATCT TCTGTAAGTAGGGAGCGAGAAGAGTTCCTGCGACTTGTCAAAAAGGAG ATAGACTTGTATAACAATATGGTGGACAAAGAAGGTACAGAAGGTGAGGAAGAAACTAAGAAGGCATACAAAGCTGCCAGAGAGGAGAGCGATCATGCTGCTGGAACAGATATCTCTGGCAAAGTTTCTTCAGCCCTGATCGATAGA GTAGATGCCATGCTCCAAAAGctggaaaaagaaattgacGATGTTGATGCTAAAATTGGAGATAGATGGCGCCTGCTTGATAG GGATTATGATGGTAAAGTGACTCCTGAGGAGGTTGCCTCTGCTGCTATGTACCTCAAGGACCACTTGGGAAAGGAGGGCATCCAAGAACTCATAAGCAATCTTTCCAAAGATACAG AAggaaagatccttgtggaagaTATTGTCAGACTAGGCAGTGAAATGGAAGATGCTGATGAAGTGGAGAAAGGAAAATCATAG